The genome window attttttatttagtctatagcaacatcacctttactgtctgtacctctgtgtggatattgtgtaggctgtgCTCTCTCTTTTACAATTACAGAAtacaatctcacacacacacacacacacacacacacgcctcccTCGCCTCACCTTGGTCAGTTTTTGTGGCGGGCTTCCAGTTCTCGACGCTGATGATGGACAGGCAGACTTGGCCCTTCTCGTCGATGTTGGGATGGTAGATTTTTGTCTTGAACGTAATCTTTGGTGGCTTGAAGGGGTACTCCGCGGGGAAGATGATCTCGATACGAAATGCTCCCTTGTCATATGGTGGACAATCCTTGGAGGGTTTGTAGATTGGGGgagacaacaaaaaaagtgaataaaaactTTTAACAGCCAGCAGGACAACTACACAACACACAATTTATTTCAGTATCGGTTCAATACTCACAGGAACAATGACGCCTTGCCAGTTCAAAATATTTGATTCATCCACTTGAATGTTGCGGAAATGCTTAATTCCAGTTTTACGGATGTCTTCCAGCTcctgaaacaaaacataattcaTCTTTTAAAAATGGGATTAAATCACAAGATTAATTAGGTACCCCTGATGGTGCAATCCACACCACTT of Micropterus dolomieu isolate WLL.071019.BEF.003 ecotype Adirondacks linkage group LG13, ASM2129224v1, whole genome shotgun sequence contains these proteins:
- the LOC123982387 gene encoding ubiquitin-conjugating enzyme E2 L3-like, with translation MTSTRRLAKELEDIRKTGIKHFRNIQVDESNILNWQGVIVPDCPPYDKGAFRIEIIFPAEYPFKPPKITFKTKIYHPNIDEKGQVCLSIISVENWKPATKTDQVIQNLIALVNTPQPEHPLRADLAEEYSKDRAKFMKNAEEFTKKHSEKRPVD